One Streptococcus sp. zg-86 DNA window includes the following coding sequences:
- a CDS encoding beta-class carbonic anhydrase, with protein sequence MSYFQQFMKANQAYVDLHGTHHLPLKPKTRVAIVTCMDSRLHVAQALGLALGDAHILRNAGGRVTDDMIRSLVISQQQLGTREIVVLHHTDCGAQTFTNESFQADLQEILGVDVSHQDFLPFSDVEESVREDMNLLRQSPLIPEDIIISGAVYDVDTGRMTEVV encoded by the coding sequence ATGTCTTATTTTCAACAGTTTATGAAAGCCAATCAAGCCTATGTGGATTTGCATGGGACACACCATTTGCCCTTGAAACCAAAGACCAGGGTAGCGATTGTGACCTGTATGGATTCGCGGCTCCACGTGGCACAAGCCTTGGGATTAGCGCTTGGAGATGCCCATATTTTGCGGAATGCTGGAGGTCGTGTGACAGATGACATGATTCGCTCGCTAGTCATTTCCCAACAACAACTAGGTACTCGGGAAATTGTGGTGCTACATCATACGGATTGCGGTGCGCAAACCTTCACCAACGAGAGTTTTCAAGCGGACTTGCAGGAAATCCTAGGTGTAGATGTGTCTCATCAGGACTTTTTGCCCTTTAGTGATGTAGAAGAGAGTGTTCGTGAGGATATGAACTTGTTGCGGCAATCTCCTTTGATTCCAGAGGATATTATCATCTCTGGTGCAGTTTATGATGTTGATACGGGGCGTATGACAGAAGTTGTCTAG